The DNA region GCGCACGCCTTGACCCGGCGCATGGAACAGGAAGGTATGGCGCAGGCCGCGCATCTGGGCCGGTGGTTGCGCAGCTTGCCCAAGCCCATCGCTTTGCTCGCTTGCAACGATGTTCGCGCGCAGCAGGTCTTGAGCGTCTGCCGCAGCGAAGGAATCAGCGTGCCGGATGAGATTGCGGTCCTGGGGATAGATAACGATGAAGTGCTGTGCGATCTGTGCGATCCGCCGCTATCGAGCGTGTTGCTGAATGCCCGGCAGATCGGCTATGAGGCTGCCCGGCTGCTGGAGGGCATGATGCGCCACCGGAAGCCCCCCGCCAAACCGATTTACCTAGGGCCAGTCAAAATCATCACCCGCCGCTCGACGGATGTGCTGGCGATTGACGACCCCCAGGTGGCCGCGATCCTCCGCCTGATTCGCGAGCGGGCGTGCGAGGGGTTGAAGGTCGAGGAACTGATCCGCTCCGTGCCGGTGTCACGCACGTTGCTGGAACGCCGTTTCACACGCCACGTTGGACGCTCCCTGAAACAGGAAATCTTGCGGGTGCAAATCGAGCGCGCCAAGACGCTGCTGCACGAAACGGACTTCAGCATCAGCGCGGTGGCGGAGCAATGCGGCTTCAAGTATGTGGAGTACTTCAACGGCCTCTTCCACGAACGCGTGGGGCAGACCCCGCGCCGCTACCGGCAACAGCGGCAGGCGGGTGCTTGAACGCAAAATCCGCAGCCCGAAAACCGAGTGCCGAAACATAGGCGGGAAGCCGCCAAAAAATCACCGAAAACACCTTGCAGTTATTTTTTAATCTGGCACGTTAATAGCACGCTTTGTTGGTGACAGGTCACAGACCAGCAGCCGGTGGTATTTTGTGCCCCGCGCGGCTGTGGTTATATGTTTGTTGATGGCTGAAACAGGCAGGGCCAAACAAATATGATACACGGTCCGGTAATGCCAGTCCCAAAGCTCAGTCTGCACGCACACTGAGCGGCTGGATGATTTTACCCGGACCATCCGAACAACCTTCCAAAATTAAAACGATTATGAATACAAAACACCAAACTATCTCTTTAAAAACCCTGGCTCTTCTTTGCCTGACAGGAATCCTGCTGGCGGGTGCTGCGCTGACGACGTTTGCCGCCCCCCGGAGTTGGGCGGGCAATGGCAGTACCCCTTCTTGGCTGGATCCCCTTAACTGGAATGAGGGTGCCTTGACCAGCGGTGACTTTCTGAGTTTTATCAGCCCAGTGACAAAGCCAGCCAATTCAAATGATGCCCCCGGACGTGTGGTGGGGTCTCTGACGTTTGGGCCGGGAACCAGCGGATATGGCTTGGGTGGGGCATCGTTATTCATCACCAACGGCATCAGCAATTCCAGTTCCAGTGCTTTGAACACAATTAGCAACTCGATCTCGTTTGCCACTCCGTCGGCGGTCGGTCTTGTCCAAGCCACCCAGACCGTATTGAACGCCGTTGCCAGCGGCAGCGGCGCGCTGGTGTTCAAAGGGTTTCTGACCAACAGCGCTCCGTCGGGTGCGGCGGCAGGCACCAACGTGCTGGTGTTTGGCGGCACGGGTGATTTCGGGGTGAGTAATGTTATCTCGGGGGTCGCGGGGTTGATCAAAACCGGCGCGGGCAACCTCACGTTGGGGGCGGCCAATACCTATGGCGGCAACACGGTTGCCGGTGCCATGGTGGATACGCTGCTCTTGGGCGGCACCATTCGCGCGGGGGCCAATAACGTGATTCCCAACGGCAATGGCAAGGGCAACCTGAATATCACCAATGCCACGTACGACCTGAACGGCACCACCCAGCAGTCGGTGGATGGTTTGAATGGCGATAGCACGGCGATCGTGAACAACTCTTCGACAGTGAGCAATTCGACTCTCTCCATTGGCAATGGCGGCAGTAACTCATTCTGGGGTGGTAACATAACAGATCCCAATTGGGCTTCGGGAGGCATTATCACCGTCAGCAATAATAACGGAGGCAGCACTTTCTTCACGGCTGCCAATGCCTACCACGGGATGACCCGGGTGCAAGGCGGCACGTTGATTCTCACCAATAATGGCACGGTGCTGAATAGCACTAATATTTATATCGCCAACGGTAGAACGCTTCGTATTGATAACAATAGTGTGGGCGGCAATCTGACTGATCGTATTAGCGATAATGCCCTGGTTATTCTGGATAACGGCGTTTTGGGTTTCTACCATAACGCGGCCGCTGGTGTAAATTACAGCGAGACGCTCGGCACCGTCATCTTCACAAATAATCAGAGCCGGATTGACTTGAATCAAGCGGCGGCCGGGCAAACCTGTACGCTGACCATTAACAATGTGGTTCGCTATGGTTCAGGATGGGGTTATTTCAGCGGCACTGGATTGGGATTGGACACGCGTTCCCGCATCATCTTCAACAATCCCGGTGCCCTGACCAACGTCGCCATGCAGTTGACACCGTCCGGTGTGCCCTTGGGTATCATTCCCTGGGCCTACAATGGCAGTGATGATTTGCAACGTTGGGTCAGCACCAACAACCTGAATTCACCAGCCATCCTGGTTGCCAACGACTACGCGCTGAATATTCCCGAAACGCAATGGGACATCACGAATAACGTCCGGCTCGGTTACGGTCAGACGTTGACCGGCAGCCGCACAGTGAGCAGTCTGAACCTGGGGGCGTCGGCGGTGGCACTGACGCGAGCTGGCGCATTACCTTTGGATTTGGGTGGAAGCAGTTTGCGCATCGCGTCTGGAGCACTGATGTTTGGTGGTGATTCTACGGGCATTTTCCAGATTACGAATGGCACGTTGACGGCTGGCATTTCGGCAGGAACACCGGCGGAACTGATGATCTATACCCGCAATACGGGCACGGCGTTGCCACTCAACGTCGGGTATTCGGCCCCCTACATCGGTTCTGAAATCGCGGCCAGTATCACGGATAATGGCGGTGGGGCGGTTACAGTGACTAAAGCGCTGGGGAACCCGCTCGTATTGAGCGGTAACAATACCTATTCTGGAGGCACAACGGTTGCGAACGGCGGTGGCACCTTGATTATCGGTAATGGCGGCACCACGGGTTCGGTCGGAACGGGTGATATTACCAACTATAGCGGTGAAATTTATCTGAACCGCTCGGATGACCTTCCCTTTACCAATGTGCTGCGCGGCACCGGCGGCAATTTCCGCAAGTTTAATGCCAACAACGTTATCATGACGGCGGACAGCGGTTCCTATGCAGGTACGGTTTATGCCTATCCCGGCCTCACGCCGGATACTGGCAGCCTGATTCTTGCCGGGGGCGGGCGCCTAACCAACGCCCCAATCACTGTACGGCGTAGCACGTTTGTCGTTTCCAACTCGGTCTCTGCGAATAACACGGATCGTTTGGGCGATGGCAAAGCTTTTACGCTGGAAGCTGGCACCTTTATTTACACCAATGACGGTGGTGGTGCCACCAACTACTCCGAGTCTGTGGGTGGTCTCACAGCCAACTACGGCTTCAATACGGTGGTGGCGGCTCCGCCTCAGGCAAATTACCGGTCCCGCCTCACCTTCTCTTCCTGGACCCGTAACAATAACTCTACCTTGAATATTGTAGCTCCGGGGCTGGGCACGAATGTTACCACGGGTAGTGCCACAAACTTGGTGGTGTTCACCACCGCACCGGGCCAGCAGTTCGGCACCTTCAACCCGGCGTCCGTGATTTGCGGTACGGAGTTTGCCAAATACACGACCAATATCAGCTTGGTGGTAACCTCCGTTGCGCCAGTGCTTGATACGGACTTCAATTCCATTGGCGACGCTGCGGGAGAGGCTAATTGGCGGGCCACCAACAATCTCAAACTGACCAGCAGCGCGGCGACCACTGCCTCTCGAACGGTCAACACCCTCAACCTGACCAATGGGCCCACCCTGACTCAGGCCCCAAACACCTACCTCACCGTCTCCAACGCGGGTATTCTGGCCAGCGGCGATGCCAATGCCACCATCACCGGTGGCATCCTGAACGGCGGAGTGGCAGAACTCATCTTCCATGTCATGATCTCCACAAATAATGGCAACACGTTGACGGTCAATTCAGTCATCACGAATTCGGCGTATGCCAATCTCGATTTAACTAAGAGCGGCCCGGGCACACTGGTTCTGGGCGGGGCCAATGTTTACAGCGGCCTGACCCGTATCGGCGGCGGTGTGCTCAGTGTAAGTCAGATTGGCGATGCGGGTTCGTCCAGTGGCCTTGGAACCAACATTGCCAGCGGCACCTATCTCCGTGGTGGCACGCTCCGATACACCGGTTCCGGTCTCGCGACTACCGCCCGGCCTTTCGATGTGCAAGGCAGTGGCGGTACCATTGAAATTAACGATCCGAACGGAAACCTTACCATTAATGCGGCGGTGGCTGGCAATAGCGGTGGAAATTATGCCGATTTGACCAAAGCCGGTCCGGGCACGCTCACTTTGGGAGGCACCACGGATAACAACAGTCTTCACGCCATCGTTCAGGCGGGTACGTTGGTGCTCAACAAGACTGTGAGCGGGAAGGCTTTAGCTGGCGTTTCCTACGTGGCGCCCGGCGCGACCATCAAGTATGGCAACACCACGTACGGCGACCAGATTCTTGACAGTAAAAACTGGGGCGTTTTGAATATGAACGGCACCCTTGACCTTGCTGGTGCGAGTGATGCCATTGTATGGATGACGGGCAGCGGTAATATTACGAACAGCGCCAGCACACCCTCGTTCCTGACCAATGGCGTGGGCGTGGCTTCCGTCAATACGCTCAACATCACGGATGGGGCGAACAGCGGCGGTGGCACGATCACCCTGGTCAAGAGCGGCGCCAACATTTTGGCGTTGAGCGGCAACAACACCTACAGTGGCAAAACGCTGGTACAAAACGGCACCCTTGCGATTGACGATGACAGTAGGCTAGGTGCAGTGCCGACAACGTATGTGGCCGATCAGCTAACCTTGGGTTATATCGGAACCTCGGGTGGATTTGGAACACTGCTAGCCGCACGTGGCAATTTCAGCATTGCTGCCAATCGCGGCATCACCCTCGCAACCAATGGTACCTTGGAGGCTGCTTATGGTGCCACCATGACCATCAACAGCATCATTACCGGAACCAACAATCTGACCAAGACCGGGCCCGGCACTGTTGTTTTGGCCAATTCCGGCAACAACTGGACCAACGGTCTGACCATCAGCGGCGGCACACTCAAAATGGGCGCTTCGGGGGTAATTCCTTACGGCTTCGGCATTGCTAACGTGACGGTCAACGGCGGATCCATGGGGATCGGTACCGCGAGCATTCAGAATTTTGGTACGCTGGATTTGAATGGGTTCGACACCAGTGTCAACGGCTTGACGGTGAACGTGACCACCCCCGGAGTAGGTGGCGTGGTGTTGAATAACGCGGCCAATACGACTAATACGCTATCCGTTGGTTATGCGGACGTGTCCACCACTCTCAACGGTGGTCTCATGGATAATAACAATAGCCTCGGCGGGGTGTTGGCCCTCAAGAAAGTCGGGACCAATATCACGATTCTGGGTAACTACACCAACACCTATTCTGGCGGTACCATTCTTGCGAGCGGCAACCTCAGCATTAATAATGACGCCAATCTTGGTGCCGTGCCGGCCACGCCGACCACCAATATCACGTTCATGGGCGGTACCCTAAGAAATGCGGCTAGTACCACATTCCCTGTAGTGCATGCCAACCGCATCGTCAATCTCACCACAAGCGGTGGGTTCCTGTCCTCTGGCTTTAATACCAGTCCCTTGGTCATCAATGGCAAAATCACGGGACCGGGTTTTCTCGGGATCGCCTATGAGAGTTCGACGAATGTGATTGCCAATCCGCTCAACGACTATACGGGTAACACCATTGTGGGCACGAACGGGTACACCCATTTTTACAATAACGTGGCTCGCTTGCGACTGGGGGCGTCCGAGGTCATTCCCAACGGCCCCGGCAAAGGCAACCTGCTCATTACCAATACCAGTTTTGTGGACCTGGGTGGGTTTACCGAAACCGTCAATGGGCTCAGCGGCTTTGGGACTGCCGTGGCGGGTAGTGTGGATAACACCTCGGGTAATGGCAACCTCATCGTTGGCGATGCGGACACGACCTCGGTGTTCGATGGCGTGCTCAAGAATACCTTTGGCACGCTCAGCCTGACCAAGATTGGCGCAGGCAAGCTGACCCTGACCAGCACGAACTCCTATGCTGGCGGTACGACCAATGCAGGTGGTATCCTGAATATTAACGCGGATACTGCGCTTGGGACGGCAGCGCCGCTGGTCTTCTCGGGCAATAGCGCGCTCCAGGAAGCAGCCAATCTCACCCTTTCGGGCAGTCGCTCCATCACGATCAACAGCGGCGTGACTGCCACGAATGATGACCAGGGATTCAACGTCGCCATCAACGGACCCATCAGCGGAGCGGGTAGCCTTACCAAAGTTGGTTCGGGGACACTCAGCCTGTACGGTGCCAACACCTATTCGGGTAGCACTGTGGTTGCGGATGGCACCTTGCTGATTACGAGTTCGCACCAAGGTGGCGGGGCCGTTGCCGTCAACGACGGTAAAGTTTTAACGATCAGTTTCTCTGGTCCAGAGCAGACCGTTCCCATGACTTCGCTGACGTTGGGGACCGCAAGCGGTGCGGCGCTGAACTTCACCGGTTGGGCGGCTGATCCAGCCACGGCCTCGGTCTGGGCGACCAATCTGGTCGTCAACGGTACGGTCACGATTAATCTCAGCGGCCAGTTTGTGGCCGGTGCCGCCATTCCGCTCATCCGGTACACGGGCGCCATTGGCGGCAGTGGGTTTGCCGGTCTGCAACTGGGCAATCTACCACGCGGGGTTACAGCCACGTTACAGGATAATCCGGGTGAGGTATCGCTGCTCATCACCGATGCCTCGGGTATTTCCTGGACGGGTGCGCTCAGTCCGATTTGGGATGTTGCCAACACTGCGAACTGGCTGTTCTCTGGCAGTGGTACCATGTATCAGGAGCCTCCGGGCGACGCAGTAACCTTCGGTAATGGGGCGATCGCCTACACGGTGATACTGAGCAATAATGTGGCGCCTTTGCAGATTCAGTTCACCAATACCGACTCCCCCTACACTCTCACCGGCACAGGAATGGTGACGGGCGCGGGGTTGATCATTCAAAATTCTCCGTTCACCAATACCCTCAGCACCACCAATACCTTTACGGGCGGTACGCTGATCAAGGATGGTGTGCTCAAGATGGGTATTTCCAATGCGCTGGGTGCTCCTTCCGGGCCGTATCTGGCCTCCATCAGTTCCGGTGCCGCATTGGACTTGAACGGTAATTTTATGGAAAGTGTGACGACCAAGGCCGTGTTGATCAATGGCCGCCGGGGCACCGATGGCGCAATTGTAAACAGTGGTGCCGCGTTGACGTCACATGGCGTGGGGAGTGTCACGCTGGGCAGCGATGCCGCACTGGGATCTGTCAATAATTATGACGTGGTCGGCCGCTTGGATGGCGCCGGGCATCACTTGGATAAGATTGGCGGTAACAGGATTGGCATTCGCACCGGGCCGGTGGTTAACCTGAATGGCATCACCGTCAGCAATGGAACTTTGGAAGTATTCGTTGATTTGGGCGGCGCACCCGTCGAAGTGCAGACCAACGCCTCATTATACTTGAATGGCGTAGTGGGTGGCGTGGTGTCCAATTCCACACTTACGATGCATTCCGGTACCTTCTCGGTCTCTGGAACCGCCAGCGGTTGGTCCGGCCCGGTCATCCTGCAGGATGGCACAAATGCCTTTAATCCCACCATTGGCAACTTAAGTCTCTTCGGCCCCATCAGCGGCACTTCACCGTTGACAAAAAATGGCGGGAATAGTCTGTTACTTTACAATGGCGCGAACAGTTGGAGCGGCCCCACCACCAACAGTTCAGGGGTGCTCTATGCCTACGCTAGTGGCGCATTGCCGGTGGATGTGGTCAACAACGCCATTGTGGCCTTTGTGCCCAGCAACGGCGCTACCATCGTTTACGGGAAGACGCTGACCGGTTTCGGCAATCTTGCCACGGCCTCCAGCGCCCTGGGTACCACCATCTTTACCGGTACGAACCTGTGTAGTGGCGGGTTGCAGGTCAATGGCGGCACCATGATCATCACCAATGGCGGATATACCACCAACGCGCTCATTGTGGGTTACACGAATACGGTCGGCAGCACACTGATCATCGGGGCAGGCGGCACAGTCAGCGCCACCAACTTGATTGTGGGGTTGGATACCACCAACGTCACCCGCCTCACCGCGTTGGCAGGCAGTACCTTCACGGTCGGTAAAGGTGCCAACAGCCTGTTCCGCGTGGGCGGACGCACCGGCCCCAATGTGAACAACTGTTCAGCCTTTGTGAACCTTGCCGCGATGTCCAATTTCACAGCTAATGTCGGGCAGTTCATGGTGGGCACCGATAACAGTTCGGGTGGCACGGGTAATTACGATGGGACGGTATTTCTGGCGACCAACAATACCATCACGGCGGCCAACTACGTTTATCTGGGCTTCAGCACCGTGGTTGGTGGCTCTCCGCTTACCAATACGATGGTTTTCGGCAGCGGCACCAACCTGCTCATTACCCCGCTGGCGATCGTAGCACATTACAAGACCAGTGGCTATATGTACATGAATAGCGGCGGGAATTTGACGCTCAGCAACACTGTGGCTCCCTACAAGACAGCGTTGCTCATCGCCACCAATAATGGCACAGGCAATACGACCACTGGTTTGGTAGATATGGCCAGCGGAACAATCAGCGCTCGCCTGAACAGCTTGGCCATCGGAAAAAAGGTGAACGGCGGCGGAACGGGAAATACGCGTGGCACCTTGAATGTTGGCACCAATGCCGCCAACGATATCCAAGTGGATAATGTGGAACTCGGTTACTTGGACAATGCCACCAATGCCAACATGCTGGGCATCGGCACCCTGAACTTCGGTGGCGGCGTTATGGCTATCAGTTCCAATCTCACCATGGCGACACTGATTGCCTACCCGGCAGTGGTCACCAATGGTTATTCCGCTGGTAACCTCAACCTCACAGGGGGAACGGTGACGCTTGGTGGCGATGTCGTGGTTGGGGTGGGATATAGTTCACTGATTCTTGATGGTGCCACGTTGGATCTGCGTCCGGAAGGGCGTCCGACCAACGGGCTCATTGGAACCGCTCTCTCGCCTCTCAGCACGAATCGTTTTCTGAGCGGGACGCTGCGGAATATAGGCGAGCTTAACGGCGGCACTCCGCTGGTGAAGACGGGCACCGGTACCTTGATCTTGGATGGCACCAACACTTATACCGGTCTGACCTTGGTCAGCAACGGCACGTTGCTGGTTCACGGCATCATTAACACCAATGCGCTGGTGACCTACGCGGGGGCCACCCTTGGCGGTAACGGCGTCATCCACGGTCCGGTGACCATCCAAAATGGCGCCACCCTCAGCCCGGGGGCCTCCATTGGCATCCTGACGGTCAGCAACTCCCTGACCATTGCCAATGGCGCGGTGACGGTCATGGAAATCAACAAGACCGGCAACGTCCTGACCAATGACCTGGCGCGGGCCGCCACCATCACTTATGGCGGCACGTTGAATCTGGCACTCAGCGGTTCGGCCTTGCAATCCGGGGATGCCATCAAACTCTTTGACGCCTCCTCGGCCTATGTGGGCGCATTCACCAATATCACCCCGGCTACCCCGGGGACCGGCTTGGTGTGGAACACCAACCAGTTGGCGGTCAATGGCACGCTGATGGTGCAAGGCATCCCGGTCATCACCCAAGACCCGGTCAGCCAGACCAGCGGCACGCATCTGACGGCGATCTTTACTGCCGGGGCACAGGGCTATCCGGCGCCGGATTACCGGTGGTACTTCGATACCAATACGCAGGTGGCGGGTGCTACCAGCCTGACCCTGACACTCAACAACCTGCAACTGAGCCAGGCAGGGTACTACCAGTTGGTGGCCAGCAACCTATATGGTTCCGCCACGAGCGCGCCGGCCCAGTTAGTGATTACCAATACCGTCACGGGGCCCAGCGTTTTAGTGATTACGCCTTCACCCACCAACTACGTTGAAGTGGGTTATCCAGTGGGCTTCCTGGCCACTGTGTCGGGGACCACGCCAGACATCCGTTGGTACTTGAATTCAAACTTCAATACCATGGTGTTCATGGGGGCGGCCTATACCAACCCGGTGGCCCAGTGCGTGAACAACGGGGAGTACTACAGTGTTACCGCCAGCAATGAACTGGGTGTGATCACCAGTGACGCCCCGGTTTATGTGGCAGTGACGGACACCAATCGTCCGGCATTTGTGACGGATCTGGTTCAAACCACCAACACCACCGGCGCGGGTTCAAACTTCACACTCTCGGTGACCATGGCGGCGAGCTGTCATGCCCCAGTGTACACGTGGTACTACAATACCAATACCGTGGTGACCAATGGCCTTTTTGACGTGCCGAATAATATCAATGCCTCACTGACCTTAACCAACCTGCAAGTGAGCGATTCGGGCAAATACATCGTGACGGTCACGAATAGTAACGGGGCCACCAATAGTATGGAAGTGACCCTGGTGGTAACCAACCACTCCAGTGTGGCGCTTGGCTTGCTGATCACCCCGTCGCCGACCAACACGGTAGATGCGGGCAACACGGCGGGATTCACCGCCACAGTGACGGGTGGCACATCGCCGATTGACTTCTACTGGTACAAGCTGCCGAGCCTGACCGTGCCGGTGGGCACCGGCAACAACTTCACCAGCGCGGTGGTGACGTGCCTAAGCGAAGGGGATGCGTATCAGGTGGTGGCCAGCAATATCGTCGGCCTGGTGACCAGCGCGGTGGCCTATGTGGAAGTGCGGGACCTCAACGTCCCGGCGTTCACTCCGGCGATCGTGACCACCAATGTGACGCTGTTGCAAGGGACGAACTTCAGCGTCGCGGTGGGTGTGGCGGCCTCCTGCAATCTGGCGACCTACCGCTGGTACGTGAATGCGACGAACCTGTTGGCGAGCCAAACCACGCCGACGCTGAGCCTGGCGAGCCTGAAGCTCAATGATGCGGGTATCTATACGCTGATTGTGTCGAATAACAACGGGTTATCCCAAATTGGGACCGCGGCGGTGGTGACGGTAACATACGTGGTGGAGAACCCGATGGTGTTGACGCTGGGGACAACGTTCCAAACGACGGTGACGGCGGAGCTGAACCGGGCGTACTGGCTGGAAGCCCGGGACAGCCTGACGGAAGGAACGTGGCACCTCATCATCGGGGTGACGAACGTGACGGGACCGCAGGTATTGCAAGACGTGCAGGCGACGAATGGCTTTAGATTCTACCGGATCGGCAGCGCGCCTGCGCCATAACGACAAATTTACGCGTACAGGGACGCGGAAGGCACTCCAACCCAAAGCCGGGCTCAATGCCCGGCTTTTTTTATTGTAACACCGCCCGGATTTGGTCCATCTGCGTCAGCGACACATACTCGATCTGCTAGCAGCCTGTCGGACTTAGAAAAGCAGTTTTTTTAAGAAGCCCGGACATAATGTGGGATAGGAGCCTGTATCACGGAAACGTTAGGTCGCCATGTGCCGGATTTGACCATCCACACCATCCGTCA from Verrucomicrobiota bacterium includes:
- a CDS encoding DNA-binding transcriptional regulator, yielding MALLVESARAYGRGLLQGIAHYVRDHAPWSMDYQERELNDPPPSWLARWQGDGIIARVETPAMAQAIKRLRVPAVDLIYCLPGLDMPSVRTDEPAVIRMVMEYWQQRGFRQVAYCGFDGLYYSELRKKLYQQAAAKAGMTCHLYHAPHRLAHALTRRMEQEGMAQAAHLGRWLRSLPKPIALLACNDVRAQQVLSVCRSEGISVPDEIAVLGIDNDEVLCDLCDPPLSSVLLNARQIGYEAARLLEGMMRHRKPPAKPIYLGPVKIITRRSTDVLAIDDPQVAAILRLIRERACEGLKVEELIRSVPVSRTLLERRFTRHVGRSLKQEILRVQIERAKTLLHETDFSISAVAEQCGFKYVEYFNGLFHERVGQTPRRYRQQRQAGA
- a CDS encoding autotransporter-associated beta strand repeat-containing protein gives rise to the protein MNTKHQTISLKTLALLCLTGILLAGAALTTFAAPRSWAGNGSTPSWLDPLNWNEGALTSGDFLSFISPVTKPANSNDAPGRVVGSLTFGPGTSGYGLGGASLFITNGISNSSSSALNTISNSISFATPSAVGLVQATQTVLNAVASGSGALVFKGFLTNSAPSGAAAGTNVLVFGGTGDFGVSNVISGVAGLIKTGAGNLTLGAANTYGGNTVAGAMVDTLLLGGTIRAGANNVIPNGNGKGNLNITNATYDLNGTTQQSVDGLNGDSTAIVNNSSTVSNSTLSIGNGGSNSFWGGNITDPNWASGGIITVSNNNGGSTFFTAANAYHGMTRVQGGTLILTNNGTVLNSTNIYIANGRTLRIDNNSVGGNLTDRISDNALVILDNGVLGFYHNAAAGVNYSETLGTVIFTNNQSRIDLNQAAAGQTCTLTINNVVRYGSGWGYFSGTGLGLDTRSRIIFNNPGALTNVAMQLTPSGVPLGIIPWAYNGSDDLQRWVSTNNLNSPAILVANDYALNIPETQWDITNNVRLGYGQTLTGSRTVSSLNLGASAVALTRAGALPLDLGGSSLRIASGALMFGGDSTGIFQITNGTLTAGISAGTPAELMIYTRNTGTALPLNVGYSAPYIGSEIAASITDNGGGAVTVTKALGNPLVLSGNNTYSGGTTVANGGGTLIIGNGGTTGSVGTGDITNYSGEIYLNRSDDLPFTNVLRGTGGNFRKFNANNVIMTADSGSYAGTVYAYPGLTPDTGSLILAGGGRLTNAPITVRRSTFVVSNSVSANNTDRLGDGKAFTLEAGTFIYTNDGGGATNYSESVGGLTANYGFNTVVAAPPQANYRSRLTFSSWTRNNNSTLNIVAPGLGTNVTTGSATNLVVFTTAPGQQFGTFNPASVICGTEFAKYTTNISLVVTSVAPVLDTDFNSIGDAAGEANWRATNNLKLTSSAATTASRTVNTLNLTNGPTLTQAPNTYLTVSNAGILASGDANATITGGILNGGVAELIFHVMISTNNGNTLTVNSVITNSAYANLDLTKSGPGTLVLGGANVYSGLTRIGGGVLSVSQIGDAGSSSGLGTNIASGTYLRGGTLRYTGSGLATTARPFDVQGSGGTIEINDPNGNLTINAAVAGNSGGNYADLTKAGPGTLTLGGTTDNNSLHAIVQAGTLVLNKTVSGKALAGVSYVAPGATIKYGNTTYGDQILDSKNWGVLNMNGTLDLAGASDAIVWMTGSGNITNSASTPSFLTNGVGVASVNTLNITDGANSGGGTITLVKSGANILALSGNNTYSGKTLVQNGTLAIDDDSRLGAVPTTYVADQLTLGYIGTSGGFGTLLAARGNFSIAANRGITLATNGTLEAAYGATMTINSIITGTNNLTKTGPGTVVLANSGNNWTNGLTISGGTLKMGASGVIPYGFGIANVTVNGGSMGIGTASIQNFGTLDLNGFDTSVNGLTVNVTTPGVGGVVLNNAANTTNTLSVGYADVSTTLNGGLMDNNNSLGGVLALKKVGTNITILGNYTNTYSGGTILASGNLSINNDANLGAVPATPTTNITFMGGTLRNAASTTFPVVHANRIVNLTTSGGFLSSGFNTSPLVINGKITGPGFLGIAYESSTNVIANPLNDYTGNTIVGTNGYTHFYNNVARLRLGASEVIPNGPGKGNLLITNTSFVDLGGFTETVNGLSGFGTAVAGSVDNTSGNGNLIVGDADTTSVFDGVLKNTFGTLSLTKIGAGKLTLTSTNSYAGGTTNAGGILNINADTALGTAAPLVFSGNSALQEAANLTLSGSRSITINSGVTATNDDQGFNVAINGPISGAGSLTKVGSGTLSLYGANTYSGSTVVADGTLLITSSHQGGGAVAVNDGKVLTISFSGPEQTVPMTSLTLGTASGAALNFTGWAADPATASVWATNLVVNGTVTINLSGQFVAGAAIPLIRYTGAIGGSGFAGLQLGNLPRGVTATLQDNPGEVSLLITDASGISWTGALSPIWDVANTANWLFSGSGTMYQEPPGDAVTFGNGAIAYTVILSNNVAPLQIQFTNTDSPYTLTGTGMVTGAGLIIQNSPFTNTLSTTNTFTGGTLIKDGVLKMGISNALGAPSGPYLASISSGAALDLNGNFMESVTTKAVLINGRRGTDGAIVNSGAALTSHGVGSVTLGSDAALGSVNNYDVVGRLDGAGHHLDKIGGNRIGIRTGPVVNLNGITVSNGTLEVFVDLGGAPVEVQTNASLYLNGVVGGVVSNSTLTMHSGTFSVSGTASGWSGPVILQDGTNAFNPTIGNLSLFGPISGTSPLTKNGGNSLLLYNGANSWSGPTTNSSGVLYAYASGALPVDVVNNAIVAFVPSNGATIVYGKTLTGFGNLATASSALGTTIFTGTNLCSGGLQVNGGTMIITNGGYTTNALIVGYTNTVGSTLIIGAGGTVSATNLIVGLDTTNVTRLTALAGSTFTVGKGANSLFRVGGRTGPNVNNCSAFVNLAAMSNFTANVGQFMVGTDNSSGGTGNYDGTVFLATNNTITAANYVYLGFSTVVGGSPLTNTMVFGSGTNLLITPLAIVAHYKTSGYMYMNSGGNLTLSNTVAPYKTALLIATNNGTGNTTTGLVDMASGTISARLNSLAIGKKVNGGGTGNTRGTLNVGTNAANDIQVDNVELGYLDNATNANMLGIGTLNFGGGVMAISSNLTMATLIAYPAVVTNGYSAGNLNLTGGTVTLGGDVVVGVGYSSLILDGATLDLRPEGRPTNGLIGTALSPLSTNRFLSGTLRNIGELNGGTPLVKTGTGTLILDGTNTYTGLTLVSNGTLLVHGIINTNALVTYAGATLGGNGVIHGPVTIQNGATLSPGASIGILTVSNSLTIANGAVTVMEINKTGNVLTNDLARAATITYGGTLNLALSGSALQSGDAIKLFDASSAYVGAFTNITPATPGTGLVWNTNQLAVNGTLMVQGIPVITQDPVSQTSGTHLTAIFTAGAQGYPAPDYRWYFDTNTQVAGATSLTLTLNNLQLSQAGYYQLVASNLYGSATSAPAQLVITNTVTGPSVLVITPSPTNYVEVGYPVGFLATVSGTTPDIRWYLNSNFNTMVFMGAAYTNPVAQCVNNGEYYSVTASNELGVITSDAPVYVAVTDTNRPAFVTDLVQTTNTTGAGSNFTLSVTMAASCHAPVYTWYYNTNTVVTNGLFDVPNNINASLTLTNLQVSDSGKYIVTVTNSNGATNSMEVTLVVTNHSSVALGLLITPSPTNTVDAGNTAGFTATVTGGTSPIDFYWYKLPSLTVPVGTGNNFTSAVVTCLSEGDAYQVVASNIVGLVTSAVAYVEVRDLNVPAFTPAIVTTNVTLLQGTNFSVAVGVAASCNLATYRWYVNATNLLASQTTPTLSLASLKLNDAGIYTLIVSNNNGLSQIGTAAVVTVTYVVENPMVLTLGTTFQTTVTAELNRAYWLEARDSLTEGTWHLIIGVTNVTGPQVLQDVQATNGFRFYRIGSAPAP